The DNA window TGCTGCGATCGTTGAGCGCTTCGGCCACGCGATTAACCACGTATTCCGGCATGGCGGTGTTGATCTCGCCGGCGAGCTCGATGAATCTCGTATTCTGGCCAAATTCACGGGCTTTCCAGGTCAGGTAAAACGGATCGATCGGAATGCAGTGCCCGCCCAGGCCAGGTCCGGGATAGAACGGCATGAAACCGAAAGGCTTGGTTTTGGCCGCCTTGATGACTTCCCAGATGTCAATGCCCATCGCGCCGTAAACCAGTTTCAGTTCATTGACAAGCGCGATGTTCACGCTGCGGAAAATGTTTTCCAGCAACTTGGTCGCCTCGGCCGCGCGGCAGGAAGAAACGGGAACAATCCTCTGAATCGCGTGCTCGTAAAGTGCCCGGGCCTTCTCCAGGCAAACCCGCGTGTAACCGCCGATGATTTTAGGAATCGACGCGACCTTGCTGTCCGGGTTGCCGGGGTCTTCGCGTTCGGGTGAGAAGGCGAGATGAAAGTCGATCCCGGCCTTGAATCCCGAACCGCGTTCGAGCACTTCACGCAAATCCTCATCCGTCGTGCCGGGATAAGTCGTGGATTCCAGAACGACCAAAGTGCCTTTCCTCAAATGAGGAGCGATGCTCTCCCCGGTCTTGATAATGAACGAAATGTCCGGTTCCCGGTTCTTGTTCAGCGGCGTCGGTACGCAGATGATAACCGCATCGACGTCCTGGATGCGGCTGAAATCGGTGGACGCGGAAAGGCGCTGGGCCGAGCATTGCTCCTGGATGGCTGTGCTTTCGATGTGCT is part of the Verrucomicrobiota bacterium genome and encodes:
- a CDS encoding nucleotide sugar dehydrogenase, producing MPIAVIGLGYVGLPLSLQFARSGLTVLGLDIDPARVDSINAGRSYIKHIESTAIQEQCSAQRLSASTDFSRIQDVDAVIICVPTPLNKNREPDISFIIKTGESIAPHLRKGTLVVLESTTYPGTTDEDLREVLERGSGFKAGIDFHLAFSPEREDPGNPDSKVASIPKIIGGYTRVCLEKARALYEHAIQRIVPVSSCRAAEATKLLENIFRSVNIALVNELKLVYGAMGIDIWEVIKAAKTKPFGFMPFYPGPGLGGHCIPIDPFYLTWKAREFGQNTRFIELAGEINTAMPEYVVNRVAEALNDRSKPVKGAKVLVIGLAYKPNVDDDRESPSYHLMELLKKRGAEVAYYDPYVPVIRASRE